The Epinephelus lanceolatus isolate andai-2023 chromosome 12, ASM4190304v1, whole genome shotgun sequence genome segment CTTGTTGCTGAGCGGTGCTGCAGGAATAAATTTGCCGTGCCTTTTATCCATCAATAATAAAGGTAGATATCTTTCAAATTATCTCTAGTATTGGTAGTGGAGAAAGCTAAGTAGttaatactagtccatacccattgagtgcacagttgcccacgtacagtttcacatggtgtgtttgggatacaggtcataggaaactgcagattaaatagtcaactgaacccattaagaagagcaatgtattcagacagagtgtttgtgaatttgatagtacgattgctttattgaaagtacagtagtaccattgccaatagtgggagagttagtgggctaaaactgtacattagtagttgaggtagcacattgaaaggcagatagttaaagccattaccttatagaagctcagttttagtaagttttccaacttttgccaagagggaactttagatattggtccctagattatgttcacccagtttcatgcagatcgctcaaacttcctaggaagagatccatttgaagtgtttttcaaaaaattcaaaatggcggaaaatctatataagcggaagttatgggttcttgagacaaatgtgttcctcgtgaggagaggcatctctgtgcaaagtttcatgtctctacgacatacggggcatgagatatgcccattcaaagtttgacatttcaatgggttgctatagcgcccccctttggccaactgatgtaatattgcttcattggcatcctcccatgaccctctaccactgtgccaaatttcacatggattgaccaagtcagtgaggagaaaaacgtggaacacacacacacacacgcacacacacacacacacacacacacatacagtgttcgtcattatatagtaagattagcAATAAGTGTTAGCTTTGTGACGTCAGCATGCTAAAGAAGTGTTATGATAGCAGTGGCTAGCTCCCCGGTTAGCTAGACTAGGTTAGCTAGACTAGGTTAGCCAGTGATAGACGTAAAAGCCACCTGTGATAATGGTATAACTACTAACCAGACCTACTTTTACTAAAAAACATGGTTTACCAATGACGTAATTTCAAAAGCTAGCGCATTACCAATCGTGACCGTTACGGTGAAGCTAAGTTAGCAAAATCCCCTACCTTATAAGGTAAATTTAAGAATGTCTGTGtcgttaaaaataaaaagtaaaacgtGTCATTTACACATAACGATGTTTAACAGCAGTAAAAATGCAGAGAACTGTTGTACAGTTTTATCAGCAGTTATTTTGGGCtgtttgatttctttatttaacTTACTGTAAACCATCGTCCTCTCTGTTGTCTGCCGTTGCTGTAGTAACCGATCTCATGCTGCATTCGCGTACCGTGGGAAATACTACAACTACAAATTTGGCAATTGACGAGGTCCAGTTATTTTAGAGACTGACACTAATATTTGACATTTAATACTTTTAGAGAAACAATAATGTGTACAGGAAAATGCAAACTCCCCACAGAATTATTATatataatgtatgattaatgcTGATACTGATGTATTAACTTCTAGGGAGCATTTAGTGTagtgatagatagatagatagatagatagatagatagatagatagagtcATATTCAATTGAATTGAGTTGATATATGTTGTAAAAAATGTAGTTGAGTagaagtaaaaaataaagtccCATAATAGCTGGTTCAGTacaatgcatgttttttttccttattttacaCCACTGATCTATACATATATTTACCAGTATGGGTTTAAGATGttcaaaaacattatttcatataCCTTTGTTTAactacaaacaataaaaaaaaacttccacgacttttccaaaacttttcatattttgttttactaaTGTCATgaacttttccaggcctggaaaatgtgatggGAAATTCCATGACTCTTCCAGATTTTCCATGAGTGGGGGAACTCTGGATAACAGTTTAATGAAAAATAACTGCCAGTTGAGGGTAGTAAATAGGCCCTATTATGGGACTGTCCACTGTCCACAGGTGGGCCCATTAGTGGCCACAGGTGGGCCCATTAGTGGCCCAACAAGGACCCACATGTGGGAGCTAATTAATTTACCCAAGTTGGCCCCAGATAAAATGCTCACTATGggcccatacccactgagtACCCAGGTAGCATAACCCATGTGGCGTTTGAGGCGTTGCTTTTTATCATTCAATATAACTTGGGTAAGTGAAGTTAGAGTTTACAAGGCGCACACGAAGGCAGCACCCCATCATCAACtccgagcttttattttgaaagtggcATTACGGAAGTTGTTCAACGACACGCTGAGGAGGAGAGAACCGaccatcaacaaacaacaacgaTTAACCGCAGCATCCATCCGTTCCCCCGAGCCGGCCACTCACTGCTCGGCCACAACAAGAACCAGCCCACCGCCAGGAGCTCACCGGACGTTCTCCTCCTCCCCTGAACGCACCGTGTGTTTCCTAATGTTGGTTTAATTCACGTTTCGGCGGTTGTTGTCGTTTCACGTCCGCTCAACATGACGAGTTACAAGGCGTTTCATTCTCAGTTGACGTCCATCATGGAGGCACTGACCAAAGCGGCCGTGGCGGAGATCTGCGAGCTGGTGGATGACAGCTACGCGGTGCTGCAGCTGGAGATCAGCCGGAGCCACAAGGAGAACGAGGCGCTCAGGAGGAGGCTGGAGCTCATCGAGACCATCATCGCCCGGGGACAGCGGGGGAACGTCGCGATGCTGGATGACGGCAGGATGGAGGCTGCCGGCGGGAGGTTTATGGGTTTCACTCTCGGTGAGTTTCGGGGCCTTTTCCAGACAGAGCCGACATGCAAATGCCCGTTATTACCGTGTTCATGACACCGATGATGGAGGCAGGATGTGTGCTGCAATGAATGGACTCCAGGCTCCGATCACTGGTGTGTTCCGCATGGAGAGCGTCACACACCAAACTCCAAACTGCACTCAGTTTATTGTTTTAGCCCTTTTTAACCATTAACTCCCACTGTGTCCTTACAGGCAGGTACAAATTCGCAGTTAACGTCCACAGCCAGCAAGCAGAGAGTGATGTCAAATAAAACTTGCCCTGTTATTGATATTAAACTTTTACTCCTCTATGTATGTATGCCGAATTAAAGACTTGACCTAGAATATTCACAAAAAGCATTGAAACACATTATTAAGAGCATGTGACGTCTCAAAAAGTAAAACAACTTTAAAATTGTTAGTTTACTGAACCAAGTTCTTGGCCTTTCCCTCTTTTTACACGTCTGCCTTTCACCTGTTGTTGTTCCGCATAGAGAGCGCTGCACACCAAACTCTACTGAAAAACTGTTCTTAAAACGCTTCCTTGTTAGTTGCAAGGAAACTATATCATTTTCTGCAAAAAAGACAGATAAAATATTGAGCTCTTTCGACCGTTGACTCCCACTCTCTTGTCATACGCAGGTTACAAAAAGCCATTCGCAGTTAACGTTCACAGCCAGCAAGCAGAGAGCAAACTTTCTATTTTactgatataaaaaaaacttttaaccTCACATGTATATAAGCCGAATTGAAAACTTAATCTAGAATATTCAGAAAAGACATCGAGACACATTATTAAGAGCACGTGACGCCACAGAAAGTAACACAACTTTAAAATTGTTAGTTTACTGAACCAAGTTCTTGGCATCCCcatctttcttttttacacAACTGCTGTTGTTCTGCCTGGAAAGCGCTGCACACCATACTTAAAACACTTCTTTGTTATTTGCAAGGAAACTacaaattttgtattttttttttctgtctatttTTAGCCATTTCTACCCTTGACTCCCACTGTTTTGTTATAGACAGATTACAACTTTACATTTTACTGACATGAAACTTTAAACCTTACATGTATATATGCTGAACTGAAGACTTGATCTAGAATATTCACAAAAAGCATTAAGACACACAATAAAGTGCACGTGAAGTCACAGGAAGTAAAACAACTTTAAAATTGTTAGCTTACTGAACCAAGTTCTTGGCATTTCCCACCTTTTTTCGACTCAAATAACTCAGTTACACATTACTCATTCACAGTTATTACTCATATATTGTACTTACTGTTTGTAAGTAAGAACAGTTATTTAAACACAGCAGTAGAGAACAATGAAACCTCGATTACAGTTGTCTGCCTCCCCACGTGACACCCCTTCAAAGAGCCCTGGTGGTCTCCTTCACCCCAAATGAGGAGCCAGTAGGGTAACTGTCTTTTTGGTTTTTTACTCAGAACGTGCCTTACCAGCTGCAGCGGGGCCCAAACAGCCGAAAGCAAATCTCAAAAGAAGTGGAAGGGTCACTGCGTTGGATGTGACGACAGAGCTGACCCCTGCAGCCAAAGAGGTGAGAGGACAGAGACGAAGTTGTTTTCATCTTGCTGTAGCTTGGCCTTTAAGACCCAGGAAAGACAACTATTGACATAAATCATATAGCAGTCATATAAACATACAGTATTATCTGCCAGCTTTCTTACTAGGTTGTTTAAATGCATCATCTCTGCTGCCTTTAGTAACTGTGTTGCTTTTGGTGGAGCTTAGTGCACAAATGTTACACTGTATGTGACATTGTGGTTGAAAATGAATAGTAATTGTGGTGTGACGATCTGGTGTAGCACACCTGTCAtcataaacaaagttaaaataagtcTCCCAGTGAATTAAGTGTCAGTTGTTTATTCTGTTGTTTTCTGCTCTCAGGATTCAGCGACAGGAGCTGCAGAGGAGACGAACGATCAGGGCGTTGTTTTGATAAAAGAGGAAGCCGCAAAAGAGGAGGCGGACTGCAACGACGCCACAGACGAGCTGCTTCTCAATGAGGACGGTGAGAGAGGAAACGCACCGACTCTAACATTAATCCAGGAAGTAATGCTTAATTTCCTGCCAGACTCCCTGTGACAGCAGTCATGAGCACAGCTACgaaataaaatcacaaaggAGAGAAGATGAAAGCAGGTTTGATGCAGCTTTTATACCAACAGACTCTGATGCCACACGGTCACCATGTCAGCTTTGTTCAAACACCCAAGACAGTGACAGTTTGTCATCTCTATAATAATCCCCTAGTCAAACTGTACTTGCATACTTACATCACATCTTGCAGCAACATGCTCACTCTAGAGTTCTCAGTGTGTTCCCAAACTGAACTGACCCGTGTGAGTTGAAGTTGGAACCTGGCCCGTCCGAGATCATCACATGAAATACTGAGGCTCAGCCTGACTGAGCCTGACTCCGCCAAAAAGCACTAGTTGGCTTCTAACACCCAGGACGCACCAGCTGTGTGGCGGCACAAGTCAAGCACATCTTAAGCGGAAAATGTACCAGCTCAGTGGATCACAGAGTCTCCACACTGTATTTCCCCGCCAGAGAGCCCGGCACAGAACCTGgctgctccctctcttctctccctgcctgcacttcttaatattttttatataaatatatatttttttaaattccacaGACCTACCTGACGCAGCCAGTCAGTGCTCATTTTTGGCCTGAACCCAGGCTCGGGTTGAGATTGAGAACATTAGCTCACAGCACAACTTTTATTCATGTGTGTATGCCTGTCAGTGGATAATACACGGCcgatattttgacattaaatGCACGAGACAAACTGCAGCCAACGTTTCTTTATTTAGTGCAAACTGAGGTTTAATGTAAAAATAGACACTTTGACAGAAGTCATTGTCGCGCTGGTCTTTCGTCTTTGAGATGTTAAATGCAAAATGGCCTTGAAATCACTGCTTCTGTGTTTCACactgtttgttgtgtgtctgAAGGAACGGAGGTGCAGCCgtcagagagagaggacagtgaTGAAGGACCCTctgggatgatgatgatgtccaCCCCAGCGGCAGACATGAGGCTGTGGGATCAGAACAGTAACGGACCGTTGGAGCATCAAGAATCCCACAGTGCGCCAGGGTCTCCAGGCCCTGCAGGGGGCGCTAAGAGCTCTTCAGATGTGGTGTTTGACTTGGCCTCCGAGTCGGACTGTGAAGCTCCGTCTGTGGTCCAGACGAGGAAGCCGTTCCTTCTCGGGTCCAGAGAAAGTCCCACCTCTCTGCCCGGGACCTCTGAGCTGAAGCGGGGTGTGTCTCTGATCAGCTCCCTCCCCTACGACACAGACCTGGACCTGTGCTCCTCGTGGACTAATCAGGGCCTGCCGAGCATGGTGCCCGTCCCTCAGCGGCCGACACTGCTGGACAAAGTGTCAGACCTGAATGTTGCCGGTTTCCCCTTAGCTCTGGGTCTTGGCGGATCCAGACTGGACCCGCTGGACCTGAACAGGTACTGCAGGGACAGGCGCTTTGTCTGCAGCTACTGCGGAAAATGCTTCACATCATCCCGCAGCCTGGAGACACACGTGCGCGTTCACACAGGCGAGCGGCCGTACAGTTGTGCTCAGTGCGGGAAGCGCTTTACGCAGTCGGGACACCTGAAGACGCACCAGAGCGTTCACACTGGAGAGCGGCCGTTCGCCTGCGAGCACTGCGGGAAGAGATTTGCCGGGAAGCAGAACCTGCGGATCCATCAGCAGAAACACCATCCGGCTGAGCAGAGCGCTGCTCCTGTttaacacaaacactgctgaaatAAATGCACTCATGGTACTGAGCTCCAAACTGTGACACACCACAACCTTCTGACTGCTGATACTGTTGCTGAACTTGTAACTTTAATACATCTTTTTTTAAGTTGAAGGCCTTTTAAAGAAGTTTTAGAAGAATGGGTGCTTTTGAAAAACTGATCCATAGATGCGACTGTTTAAAGTTTATCAGGCCTTACATATTTTTAACCATCTGAACTGCCTTGGTAGAACGCTGATACAAAGCTAAATGGGACTATGAGCTGATCCAGATCAATTCTTACCTCAAAAAGAACGTGGGCCGTTTGGGGTCCACTTCAGTACTCTAGGTTAGAGGAATGACTGTGTGGTGAAGATGATTCCTGTAGAGAGCCAACACCTGTAAGAAGCATGTGAATGTTTATTAGTTGGTGTGTATCTGGAATTAAAAGTGTGCAATCTTGGATGAATGGTTTGGtttcttcagtgtgtgtttttagagATGTTCCAGTACCATTCCTGATTACGCTACCTTGCGTATAAGCCAATACTGAgtaccaatccgataccactgtgttaaaaacaaaaaaaacaactagtCAAGCACAGAAGATCTGAACAGTCAGCACAGTGTCACGGTCACTGTCACCAAGTcggtatctgaccaaatgtctccccctctgctCCTGAGGTATGATGTTCAGTAATGGCCAGACAcgttttttgcagaacattacgatgtcacagtgaagctgacctttgaccttttggatataatatgtcatcacttcatcattttatccttttagacatttgtgtgaaatttggtCATAATTAATGTTCAAagtcttgagttatggccaaaaacgtgctttgtgaggtcacagtgaccttgacctttgaccaccaaattctaatcacaGGGTTTTTCACCAATGATTTTCCTTGACTTCTCCAAAACCTTTTACTGAATTTCCATGACCAAAAGAAATTGTTTTATCTCAATGGGACCACCGAAAACTAATTATCGTAACACTAAGTAAAATTAGGTTTACATCTGAAATGTATAGTGcctctctgaaacaaaaaaaacaccagacAGGCACACTTAGATACATTTTCTCATATTTTAATTCCAacagtttaatatttttgtcaatgtctcaaaagataaaaatgccatcacattttctgtcagagataaacagagagaaatagTGCACTGGGGTAGGAATGCCAGTGCTAACTACTGATTACCCAGTAATCAGTACATgagttgtcaaaataaaaaaaaaaagaaataacataaaataaataaataaataaaatgtttggacTGCACATGGTGGTTTAGGCTTTCGTCAAACAGCACTACATATGCCGTTTGTTGGGACACTTCTGACAGTAAGAGTCTTTTGAAGTGCGGAGCAGCCCAAAAGTACAGACATAGGCACACTTGTTCTCACCACAGGTAAATTTCAGTGCAATCCGGCTGTCCGGGAACATGGCGGCGAAAAGACGGCTCGTGTCCTCAGATGACTTGAATGTagtctcaccaccagacaatcagagatctccaccttctgatagtctggggacactcctttctaaagtgtgtttaacacaccggcgaaaacggcggGCAagaaagcaacgcctcttgcatttttgaaaaggacacgccttctcggaaatgtgcgctcccccttttcttgtccgcaaggaaacaaacacacagagagcttgaaaatggatgccgagagatttaactccgttttatcaaacgtgtgctcatccgtgaagaaaatattttttccagcggatgtcttagttacaacatgattgagctaactggagtagtttcatgtcgtatccgacaacgggaggcttttaacagatgacatcctgatgttagctttgctgctgctgttagctgtccctgtcagctgcagccactgatgctttctagacatcgtgatttcccaaaactgaataaataccacacatagcaacacaaaactgctttgctagctcaatcatgttgtaactaagatatccgctggaaaagatatttttttcacggaccgtttaatgagttattacctattacagacaccgctaacagctaacagggctaacagctaatggttagcccagctaaacgtgcacacagaaatagtaatgtttgttcaatcattgtgtttatagactttacaaacatcggattagtccaaacggtgatacagtgatgtgaaaaatgtgatatataggctatatatatatatatatatatatatatatatatatatatatatatatatatatatatatatatacagtacaggccaaaagtttggacacaccttctcattcaatgtgttttctttattttcatgactatttacattgtagattctcactgaaggcatcaaaactatgaatgaacacatgtggagttatgtacttaacaaaaaaaggtgaaataactgaaaacatgttttatattctagtttcttcaaaatagccaccctttgctctgattactgctttgcacactcttggcattctctccatgagcttcaagaggtagtcacctgaaatggttttccaacagtcttgaaggagttcccagaggtgtttagcacttgttggcccctttgccttcactctgcggtccagctcaccccaaaccatctcgattgggttcaggtccggtgactgtggaggccaggtcatctgccgcagcactccatcactctccttcttggtcaaatagcccttacacagcctggaggtgtgtttggggtcattgtcctgttgaaaaataaatgatggtccaactaaacgcaaaccggatgggatggcatgtcgctgcaggatgctgtggtagccatgctggttcagtgtgccttcaattttgaataaatccccaacagtgtcaccagcaaaacacccccacaccatcacacctcctcctccatgcttcacagtgggaaccaggcatgtggaatccatccgttcaccttttctgcgtctcacaaagacacggcggttggaaccaaagatctcaaatttggactcatcagaccaaagcacagatttccactggtctaatgtccattccttgtgtttcttggcccaaacaaatctcttctgcttgttgcctctccttagcagtggtttcctagcagctatttgaccatgaaggcctgattggcgcagtctcctcttaacagttgttctagagatgggtctgctgctagaactctgatgaatgtggcattcatctggtctctgatctgagctgctgttaacttgccatttctgaggctggtgactcggatgaacttatcctcagaagcagaggtgactcttggtcttcctttcctgggtcggtcctcatgtgtgccagtttggttgtagcgcttgatggtttttgcgactccacttggggacacatttaaagtttttgcaattttccggactgactgaccttcatttcttaaagtaatgatggccactcgtttttctttagttagctgattggttcttgccataatatgaattttaacagttgtccaatagggctgtcggctgtgtattaacctgacttctgcacaacacaactgatggtcccaaccccattgataaagcaagaaattccactaattaaccctgataaggcacacctgtgaagtggaaaccatttcaggtgactacctcttgaagctcatggagagaatgccaagagtgtgcaaagcagtaatcagagcaaagggtggctattttgaagaaactagaatataaaacatgttttcagttatttcacctttttttgttaagtacataactccacatgtgttcattcatagttttgatgccttcagtgagaatctacaatgtaaatagtcatgaaaataaagaaaacgcattgaatgagaaggtgtgtccaaacttttggtctgtactgtatatatatatatatatatatatatatatatatagctaaaagctctgctggttttctacccggaagtatttgtaaacaacaaggcaaatccctctaacgttatagtccggccggacggatgagtcatggccttgtaaaagattatgtttgtttcttttagttggtgagaatgtgtcgccgcaaacgcgacaaacatccactaacttagACGGCGTTTTCTGTGAGCacgctgagccattttgtaccgctacacgtgtttctagtgggactatgtttatgagcacaagagttcagcgagccaccgaaggaccgccctgcagatttactattggttctgcaacgtagggagtttttttaaactctgaaattgtatccgcccatctaaacacaaaatcagggagaaagtcatcagtctttatttaagcaaagcgtctaaagactgacttgtgagtctaactTGAATGAGTAGTGTGAATTCATGATTTTTAGTGCCCACAGTATCTCCACTTTGAGGACATTTTTTACAGAAACGTCCAAAGTTGTCTGCTTTGTTGCTGTGGAAACTGTAGTAGTGTTGCTGGACGTCCTCACAGCATCAGCGTTCATAAACTCACCTATGGGTATTGCGCTGCTGAGTTAGCAACTGCGGCTACAGTCTCGTGGTTTTTCCCATTCAAGTGGCTAACGAGCGCTGCCTCGCCCATATTCGAAATGTCAAATGTTTTAAAGCACAGTTTGCATTTAGCACGTCTTGGGTCAGTGTCTTTTGCCAGCCATAATTGGTATTTATCCTTAAAAAGCCATGTATTATTGAAGCTGCACGTCCCTGGCATTTTGTCGGCATCGTCCGTTTGCTAGTGGAAGCAACTCCAGGTTAGTGGGCGTGCCTGCAGTTACTAGGCGCGTGCACGCCGCATGCCCAGTAACACAGACTGAGCCAGACTGAATAAACTTTTCACACCACCAAAATATCATGACGGTCCGTGgcaatttacattttattacgaCACATGTAGTGTAATAGTTAATCCCTAATCAAGTAAAAGTGTTATACtgcataagttgattaagagACAAAACTACCCAGtctccaccagcataaaagCAGACGCACTGAGAGCGAGTTTTCAGTCCGGCTCCGGGGCTTGACTCATGAGTTGTATGTTttgaagcttgtgaacacattaaactcgattgcatcggactctgcctgtctccagtgtttctttgagtGTTACTTAGATGAACCCAAGGTAGTAGATTGACATCAGAGGACAACTGAGAAGCAACGCTGAGGACAAGGTCGGGAGCCTccaggcccaattccaggcaccgatttttgccTCTTCACACATCGATTTTGTTTGGATTAATTGATGAAACTTCAGATATATTTCCaagacttttccaaaacttctgaaaaaatattattttccatAACTTTTCCAGGGCCTGGAAATTGCATTttaaaattccatgacttttccaggtttttcatGACCGTACAAACcctgtaatcagttcattgttgagtccgagtggatgtttgtgccaaatttgaagaaattccctccaggtgttcttaagataccACCTAGATACCTaccacaagaatgagacggacaagGTCAGATGCTGAATCAGTGACACTGATCttggtgtccatcttgaaactgtgctgattgtatagatcttctgtgctgtcggggggaagatgtgtgtgaagcatccatgttaaAGAATATGTTGCAACATCCGTACTAGtctatttgaagcattgtcaactTTCATGGTTACAGCTGAATCTGGACAGGCAGAGATGTAACTGTAACTGTGACTCGACTGGTGCGTGGAGGATACAACCACAAGTCAGTATTTCCCGGGGTTATATATGAATTAGCTGCAGATAACAGTGTCGGTGTATATGTTGGCCAATCTCATACAAAACTGTCAAACATGTTGAGATCAAGCAGAAACTGCATCTTCTTTGtatctgtttttttccacagagtCCTTACGGAGGCCATGGACGGCTGTGCATGCAGCTGTTTTCTTAATGCCGTTATCACAAGATCACAAGttaattatttcattatctCGAGTAAACAAGTTTTGTTATCTCAAGATAATGGAAAATGTCAGATCAAGGAGTACCCACTATCAATCCAATGCATCAAACTCTACTTCAGTGAAGGTCTCAGACAGGCAGAAATcccattttgtcttttgtttagaGATATCAGTCCTCGTCATTAAAGGAGGCAACCGGCCCGGCTGCAACTTCACAGGCTTTATTTGAGCAGCtggcagagagaggcagagagaagggAGCTGGTCAGCTTCTCATCTGAAACTAAACTGTGTGCTCTAAAGATGCAGCTGCAGCAAACTGAGCTCCACATTTATGCCTTGACAGCTGTTCAGCTATGACAGTgagcgcgtt includes the following:
- the LOC117271983 gene encoding uncharacterized protein LOC117271983 translates to MTSYKAFHSQLTSIMEALTKAAVAEICELVDDSYAVLQLEISRSHKENEALRRRLELIETIIARGQRGNVAMLDDGRMEAAGGRFMGFTLERALPAAAGPKQPKANLKRSGRVTALDVTTELTPAAKEDSATGAAEETNDQGVVLIKEEAAKEEADCNDATDELLLNEDGTEVQPSEREDSDEGPSGMMMMSTPAADMRLWDQNSNGPLEHQESHSAPGSPGPAGGAKSSSDVVFDLASESDCEAPSVVQTRKPFLLGSRESPTSLPGTSELKRGVSLISSLPYDTDLDLCSSWTNQGLPSMVPVPQRPTLLDKVSDLNVAGFPLALGLGGSRLDPLDLNRYCRDRRFVCSYCGKCFTSSRSLETHVRVHTGERPYSCAQCGKRFTQSGHLKTHQSVHTGERPFACEHCGKRFAGKQNLRIHQQKHHPAEQSAAPV